From the Lolium rigidum isolate FL_2022 chromosome 2, APGP_CSIRO_Lrig_0.1, whole genome shotgun sequence genome, one window contains:
- the LOC124692284 gene encoding probable protein transport Sec1a translates to MSLDSDSSSQGGDHRSFRQITRDRLLFEMLRSTRKDSKSAWKVLIMDKFTVKIMSYSCKMADITEEGVSLVEDLYKRRQPLPSMDAIYFIQPTKENIVMFLSDMSGRSPLYKKAYVFFSSPIQKDLVSQIKKDLSVLPRIGALSEMNLEYFPIDSQGFITDHERALEELFCESAEGFNKYNACLNTMATRISTVFASMREFPRVHYRVAKTIDASTMTTLRDMVPTKIAAVVWNYLSKYKTSIPEFPQTETCELLIVDRSVDQIAPIIHEWTYDAMCHDLLFMDGNKYVHEVPSKNGSASEKREVLLEDHDPVWLELRHAHIADASERLHDKMTHFVSKNKAAQLHQARTGAELSTRDLQKMVQALPQYSDQIDKLSLHVEIAGKLNSIIREQCLRDVGQLEQDLVFGDAGTKELINFFRTQLGVSRENKLRLLMIYAAINPEKFESDKGTKLMQLAGLSADDMIAVNNMRCLCADTKKASGGGFTLKFDVHKKKHGHRKERTGEESAWALSRFYPVLEELIEKLSKGELPKDEYNCMNDPSPSFHGLPSTTSTSARTSPAHSMRSRRTGGSWARPRGSDDGYSSDSVLKHASSDFKKLGQRIFVFVIGGATRSELRAAHKLTSKLKREVILGSSSLDDPPQFITKLKMMSAEELTLDDLQI, encoded by the exons GTTTGTTATTTGAAATGCTCAGGTCGACTAGGAAGGATTCAAAATCAGCATGGAAG GTTCTTATCATGGACAAGTTCACAGTCAAGATAATGTCATACTCATGTAAGATGGCAGATATTACAGAAGAAGGAGTTTCAT TGGTTGAAGATTTATACAAACGGAGGCAGCCATTGCCTTCAATGGACGCTATATATTTCATCCAACCAACCAAAGAAAA CATTGTTATGTTCCTCTCTGACATGTCAGGAAGAAGCCCGTTATATAAGAA GGCGTATGTGTTTTTCAGCTCTCCAATACAGAAAGACTTGGTTTCTCAAATAAAGAAAGATTTAAGTGTGTTACCTCGTATTGGTGCACTTAGTGAG ATGAATTTGGAGTATTTTCCTATTGATTCCCAG GGTTTCATAACTGACCATGAAAGGGCATTGGAGGAGCTTTTCTGTGAGAGCGCGGAAGGCTTTAACAAGTACAATGCTTGTTTGAACACAATGGCTACTCGCATATCTACAGTATTTGCGTCAATGAGG GAATTTCCCCGTGTGCACTACCGCGTTGCCAAGACCATTGATGCCTCTACAATGACAACACTTAGGGACATGGTGCCCACAAAGATAGCTGCTGTTGTGTGGAATTATCTCTCCAAATATAAAACGTCAATTCCTGAATTTCCGCAAACGGAAACTTGTGAACTGCTCATAGTAGACCGTTCTGTTGATCAG ATTGCACCAATAATTCATGAATGGACTTATGATGCCATGTGCCATGATCTGCTATTCATGGATGGTAACAAGTATGTACATGAG GTCCCAAGTAAAAATGGTTCAGCCTCGGAAAAAAGAGAGGTCTTGTTGGAGGACCATGATCCTGTTTGGCTTGAACTTCGACATGCCCATATAGCAGAT GCAAGTGAAAGACTCCATGATAAGATGACACATTTCGTCTCGAAAAATAAAGCTGCCCAACTACATCAAGCAAG AACTGGAGCAGAGTTATCAACTAGGGACCTGCAAAAAATGGTTCAAGCTCTTCCACAGTACAGTGATCAAATTGACAAGCTTTCTCTGCATGTCGAG ATTGCAGGAAAGCTCAACAGCATAATAAGGGAGCAATGTCTTCGAGATGTTGGACAGCTAGAGCAAGATCTTGTTTTTGGTGATGCTGGGACAAAAGAATTAATCAATTTTTTTAGGACGCAATTG GGTGTAAGTCGTGAAAATAAGTTGCGTTTGCTGATGATTTATGCAGCGATCAATCCAGAGAAGTTTGAAAGTGATAAGGGTACAAAATTGATGCAG TTGGCAGGATTATCCGCTGATGACATGATTGCTGTGAATAATATGCGTTGCTTATGCGCCGATACAAAAAAGGCCTCAGGAGGAGGTTTTACTCTAAAATTTGATGTTCACAAG AAAAAACATGGACATAGAAAAGAGCGAACAGGGGAAGAATCAGCATGGGCATTGTCCCGATTTTATCCAGTTTTGGAG GAGTTGATTGAGAAGCTCAGCAAGGGTGAATTACCGAAAGATGAATATAACTGCATGAACGACCCTAGTCCCAGTTTCCATGGACTACCTAGCACTACCAGCACCTCAGCCCGCACAAGCCCAGCTCACTCGATGAGATCCAGAAGGACGGGTGGCTCATGGGCTAGGCCTCGCGGTTCTGATGATGGATATTCCAG TGATTCTGTATTGAAGCACGCGTCCAGCGATTTCAAAAAGCTTGGCCAGCGAATATTTGTTTTTGTCATTGGTGGTGCTACTCGATCAGAG TTACGGGCTGCACACAAACTCACATCCAAGCTGAAGCGAGAGGTCATCCTCGGTTCGTCCAGCCTTGATGACCCACCCCAGTTCATCACA AAACTGAAGATGATGTCAGCCGAAGAGCTGACACTGGATGACCTTCAGATATAA